The nucleotide window GTGCGGCATCGGCACGGAGATGTTCTCGACCTTTCCCGTCGGGTGCGTGGGCGTCACGGGGCCCGTCGCGTGCGCGGAGATCTGGTTTCCGAAGAAGTCGAAGTCGACCCAGGTCTCGGTGCTGCGTCCCTCCCGGCACCCGAGCGCGTCGCCGTAGAAGCGGCGCGTGGACGCGAGATCGGTCACGTGGAACGCGAAGTGGAACGGACGCGCGGCCATGGCGGCGGCTCCGCTCAGG belongs to Candidatus Eisenbacteria bacterium and includes:
- a CDS encoding VOC family protein, encoding MAARPFHFAFHVTDLASTRRFYGDALGCREGRSTETWVDFDFFGNQISAHATGPVTPTHPTGKVENISVPMPHFGAILEWSEFERVAERLRRSGASFVVEPRIRYEGQPGEQATMFVLDPSGNALEFKSFRHPEHVFTA